The Hypanus sabinus isolate sHypSab1 chromosome 5, sHypSab1.hap1, whole genome shotgun sequence genome has a segment encoding these proteins:
- the nudt12 gene encoding peroxisomal NADH pyrophosphatase NUDT12 isoform X2, translating to MASSGNTVKKEMVARFHEIAAKGDAAKLATLLTCSVSLVDEVDEKGWTALMYASRNGHTEVAHLLLEKGCNQYLSNKSGQTAQDIAKFWGYRSIADLLANPILAAGRDGLQEENENYFGRTLLNKLSEKRSDSDWLKAKQIHPATVYILFSNLNPLVISPNYNESRKPDIQLCRLNYEDVEQVLAKPEVTCVFLGVEQQNRNRGSQMKCLEGKVLADNDGLLAWFALNSDYESANNFQIKFPDCCFLQPVLPHLLNLNQEEAGVVAQARSVLDWHKRYRFCPTCGSDTKVTDAGYKRVCLKENCPSLQGIHNTSYPRVDPVVIMLVIHPDGNNCLLGRQRRYPPGMFSCLAGFIEPGETIEDAVRREVAEETTVNVGRVQYVSSQPWPLPSSLMIGCLANALSTEIIVDKAEIVDARWFSRQQIIEIMTKQDHSISIPPQQTIANQLIKQWLKKNANL from the exons ATGGCGAGTTCTGGAAACACTGTAAAGAAAGAAATGGTTGCTCGGTTCCACGAgattgctgctaaaggagatgCAGCAAAATTAGCCACTCTGCTAACTTGCTCTGTGTCTCTTGTTGATGAAGTGGATGAGAAGGGCTGGACTGCTTTGATGTATGCCAGCAGGAATGGACACACTGAGGTAGCCCACCTGCTACTTGAAAAGGG CTGCAATCAATATCTTTCAAATAAATCAGGACAGACTGCGCAGGACATTGCTAAATTCTGGGGCTACAGAAGTATTGCTGATTTATTGGCAAATCCTATACTTGCCGCCGGAAGAGATGGACTGCAGGAAGAGAATGAAAACTATTTCGGCAGAACGCTGCTGAATAAACTCAGTGAAAAAAGAAGTGATTCCGATTGGCTAAAAGCCAAACAGATTCACccagccactgtctacatcttatTTTCCAACTTAAATCCATTGGTTATTTCACCAAACTATAACGAGTCCAGAAAGCCTGACATTCAACTCTGCAGGCTGAACTATGAAGATGTTGAGCAGGTCTTGGCCAAACCAGAAGTCACTTGTGTTTTTCTCGGAGTAGAGCAGCAGAACAGAAATCGAGGGTCGCAAATGAAATGCTTGGAGGGCAAAGTCTTAGCAGATAATGACGGACTTCTTGCCTGGTTTGCGTTGAACTCAGATTATGAATCTGCCAATAACTTTCAGATTAAATTCCCAGATTGTTGCTTTCTCCAACCAGTTTTGCCACATCTGCTGAACTTAAACCAGGAGGAGGCCG GTGTGGTTGCACAGGCCAGGTCTGTCCTTGACTGGCACAAGAGATACAGGTTCTGCCCTACTTGTGGGAGCGATACAAAAGTTACAGATGCTGGGTACAAGAGGGTATGCTTAAAGGAAAACTGTCCAAGTCTACAAGGAATTCATAACACCTCTTATCCACGAGTAG ATCCAGTGGTAATAATGCTGGTCATTCATCCTGATGGTAATAATTGCCTTCTGGGAAGACAGAGACGATACCCTCCAGGAATGTTTTCCTGTCTGGCAGGATTTATTGAACCAG gagagacaatagaggatgcTGTTCGAAGAGAAGTAGCCGAAGAGACCACAGTCAATGTTGGACGTGTTCAGTACGTTTCCAGTCAGCCCTGGCCACTGCCATCATCACTCATGATTGGTTGCCTGGCTAATGCTCTATCAACGGAAATTATTGTGGACAAGGCCGAAATTGTAGATGCACGATGGTTCAGTCGGCAGCAG ATAATTGAAATTATGACCAAACAGGATCACTCTATAAGTATTCCTCCGCAGCAAACTATTGCAAACCAGCTAATTAAACAGTGGCTTAAAAAGAATGCAAATCTCTGA
- the nudt12 gene encoding peroxisomal NADH pyrophosphatase NUDT12 isoform X1, with protein sequence MVGVTIAATNEAGGVNQYILDARIISAFSRSDNAKMASSGNTVKKEMVARFHEIAAKGDAAKLATLLTCSVSLVDEVDEKGWTALMYASRNGHTEVAHLLLEKGCNQYLSNKSGQTAQDIAKFWGYRSIADLLANPILAAGRDGLQEENENYFGRTLLNKLSEKRSDSDWLKAKQIHPATVYILFSNLNPLVISPNYNESRKPDIQLCRLNYEDVEQVLAKPEVTCVFLGVEQQNRNRGSQMKCLEGKVLADNDGLLAWFALNSDYESANNFQIKFPDCCFLQPVLPHLLNLNQEEAGVVAQARSVLDWHKRYRFCPTCGSDTKVTDAGYKRVCLKENCPSLQGIHNTSYPRVDPVVIMLVIHPDGNNCLLGRQRRYPPGMFSCLAGFIEPGETIEDAVRREVAEETTVNVGRVQYVSSQPWPLPSSLMIGCLANALSTEIIVDKAEIVDARWFSRQQIIEIMTKQDHSISIPPQQTIANQLIKQWLKKNANL encoded by the exons ATCAGATAACGCGAAGATGGCGAGTTCTGGAAACACTGTAAAGAAAGAAATGGTTGCTCGGTTCCACGAgattgctgctaaaggagatgCAGCAAAATTAGCCACTCTGCTAACTTGCTCTGTGTCTCTTGTTGATGAAGTGGATGAGAAGGGCTGGACTGCTTTGATGTATGCCAGCAGGAATGGACACACTGAGGTAGCCCACCTGCTACTTGAAAAGGG CTGCAATCAATATCTTTCAAATAAATCAGGACAGACTGCGCAGGACATTGCTAAATTCTGGGGCTACAGAAGTATTGCTGATTTATTGGCAAATCCTATACTTGCCGCCGGAAGAGATGGACTGCAGGAAGAGAATGAAAACTATTTCGGCAGAACGCTGCTGAATAAACTCAGTGAAAAAAGAAGTGATTCCGATTGGCTAAAAGCCAAACAGATTCACccagccactgtctacatcttatTTTCCAACTTAAATCCATTGGTTATTTCACCAAACTATAACGAGTCCAGAAAGCCTGACATTCAACTCTGCAGGCTGAACTATGAAGATGTTGAGCAGGTCTTGGCCAAACCAGAAGTCACTTGTGTTTTTCTCGGAGTAGAGCAGCAGAACAGAAATCGAGGGTCGCAAATGAAATGCTTGGAGGGCAAAGTCTTAGCAGATAATGACGGACTTCTTGCCTGGTTTGCGTTGAACTCAGATTATGAATCTGCCAATAACTTTCAGATTAAATTCCCAGATTGTTGCTTTCTCCAACCAGTTTTGCCACATCTGCTGAACTTAAACCAGGAGGAGGCCG GTGTGGTTGCACAGGCCAGGTCTGTCCTTGACTGGCACAAGAGATACAGGTTCTGCCCTACTTGTGGGAGCGATACAAAAGTTACAGATGCTGGGTACAAGAGGGTATGCTTAAAGGAAAACTGTCCAAGTCTACAAGGAATTCATAACACCTCTTATCCACGAGTAG ATCCAGTGGTAATAATGCTGGTCATTCATCCTGATGGTAATAATTGCCTTCTGGGAAGACAGAGACGATACCCTCCAGGAATGTTTTCCTGTCTGGCAGGATTTATTGAACCAG gagagacaatagaggatgcTGTTCGAAGAGAAGTAGCCGAAGAGACCACAGTCAATGTTGGACGTGTTCAGTACGTTTCCAGTCAGCCCTGGCCACTGCCATCATCACTCATGATTGGTTGCCTGGCTAATGCTCTATCAACGGAAATTATTGTGGACAAGGCCGAAATTGTAGATGCACGATGGTTCAGTCGGCAGCAG ATAATTGAAATTATGACCAAACAGGATCACTCTATAAGTATTCCTCCGCAGCAAACTATTGCAAACCAGCTAATTAAACAGTGGCTTAAAAAGAATGCAAATCTCTGA